In Burkholderiales bacterium, one DNA window encodes the following:
- a CDS encoding biopolymer transporter ExbD yields MNFRRGRLQDEPEINLVPFIDILLVIVIFLSVTTTYSKYSELQINLPTAEANRPQERPNEVLVAVSASGQYTINRSVVAFTNVLAFAGELQRAAGGNPDPVVVINADQNATHQSVINVMEAARLAGFGRITFTTQHR; encoded by the coding sequence CTGAACTTCCGGCGCGGGCGGCTGCAGGACGAGCCGGAGATCAATCTGGTGCCGTTCATCGACATCCTGCTGGTCATCGTCATCTTTCTGTCGGTGACCACCACCTATTCCAAGTACTCCGAACTGCAGATCAACCTCCCCACGGCGGAAGCCAACAGGCCGCAGGAACGGCCCAACGAAGTCCTGGTCGCCGTGTCCGCCAGCGGACAGTACACGATCAACCGCAGTGTCGTCGCATTCACCAACGTGCTCGCCTTCGCGGGCGAGCTGCAACGGGCGGCGGGCGGCAATCCGGATCCGGTCGTCGTGATCAACGCCGACCAGAACGCCACCCACCAGTCGGTGATCAACGTGATGGAAGCGGCGCGTCTGGCCGGTTTCGGGCGCATCACCTTCACGACGCAACATCGCTAG